One genomic region from Colletes latitarsis isolate SP2378_abdomen chromosome 10, iyColLati1, whole genome shotgun sequence encodes:
- the LOC143346761 gene encoding uncharacterized protein LOC143346761, whose amino-acid sequence MKEKRHIDDVQPATVDEHIKLIHEDRSLHDTEFVKVTPNDLPDWFDERLFKIGQTAYMDNILGFGIANLTGLIAILCVPDITKILVFTRRSSTISLSFRRYMETLLLIYELFKSDMLKADSKWFQAINVIRWKHALATKRHIEHGGNGIYMKDMAITQFGFIGYALTCPDKVGLSHCTLEQREGFNYFWRVTAHMLGISDRLNICRKTAAETTELCRKIASEIIKEHLLDPLPESEQLVSYAVQGVWYIDPTYDEDAIIALMMDMTGIKYKKRLGWYSTLNMKLREWNSYLHSAPYIGILVRIISNRILMMLYWLGENHSILARIAFGKQKSSFCPYPKIE is encoded by the exons ATGAAAGAAAAAAGGCACATCGACGATG TTCAACCAGCAACGGTGGACGAGCACATAAAACTGATCCACGAGGACAGGTCACTCCACGATACGGAATTCGTCAAAGTAACGCCAAACGACCTCCCAGATTGGTTCGATGAAAGGTTGTTCAAAAT AGGTCAGACGGCTTATATGGATAATATTCTAGGATTTGGAATTGCGAATCTAACGGGTTTAATAGCGATACTATGTGTCCCAGATATAACAAAG ATACTCGTGTTCACGAGGCGGAGTTCGACTATCTCTTTATCCTTCAGGCGATATATGGAAACGTTGTTACTTATATACGAGCTATTTAAATCTGACATGCTGAAAGCGGATTCAAA GTGGTTTCAGGCGATAAACGTGATACGATGGAAACACGCGTTAGCCACCAAGAGACACATAGAACATGGAGGCAATGGAATATACATGAAGGACATGGCCATCACGCAATTCGGGTTCATTGGGTACGCTTTGACGTGCCCTGATAAGGTCGGATTGTCCCACTGTACCCTCGAACAGAGGGAGGGCTTCAATTATTTTTGGCGGGTCACGGCTCACATGTTAGGCATATCGGATCG GTTGAACATCTGTCGTAAAACGGCGGCTGAGACCACGGAGTTGTGCAGAAAAATCGCAAGCGAGATAATTAAGGAACACTTGTTGGATCCCTTGCCAGAATCCGAACAACTGGTATCGTACGCGGTGCAAGGTGTGTGGTACATCGATCCCACTTACGACGAAGATGCCATCATAGCCCTTATGATGGACATGACAGGAATAAAAT ATAAAAAACGACTTGGATGGTACTCGACGTTAAACATGAAGCTACGCGAATGGAACTCGTATCTCCACA GTGCTCCTTACATCGGTATATTGGTCAGGATAATTTCCAATCGTATATTGATGATGCTTTACTGGCTGGGCGAGAACCACTCTATACTTGCCAGGATCGCGTTTGGCAAACAGAAATCGAGTTTTTGCCCGTATCCGAAAATAGAGTAA